The DNA window GCAGCACAGGATTATGCTAGTagattgaagaagttgtcTGATGAGCTTAAGGAAGATTTATGTATTATAATGAGGGCATATCTAGAGAAGCCACGGACTACTATTGGCTGGAAGGGTTTGATTAACGATCCTGATATGAACAATACattcaacatcaacaagGGTTTGCATGCAGCAAGGCAGTTGTTTGTGAACTTGACTTCTATTGGTATTCCTATTGGGTCAGAAATGTTGGATACCATTTCACCACAGTACCTCACGGACTTGCTTTCTTTTGGAGCCATTGGTGCCAGGACTACTGAGTCGCAATTGCACCGAGAACTAGCCTCTGGTCTATCATTCCCTATTGGATTTAAAAACGGAACAGACGGGTCCTTGGACGTTGCGTTGGATGCGGTCAGAGCTGCTTCTCATTCACATCACTTCATGGGGGTGACGAAACATGGTTTGGCTGCAATCACAACAACCAAGGGCAACGAACATTGTTTTGTTGTATTAAGAGGCGGCAAACGGGGTACCAACTATGATGCGAAGTCAGTAGCTGAGGCAAAGTCGCAACTCCCTCCAGGTGGCTTTTTGATGATCGACTATTCTCACGGTAACTCTAACAAAGACTTCAGGAACCAACCTAAAGTTAACGATACTGTTGCAGAACAAATCGCCAAAGGTGAAGACAAAATAGTAGGTGTCATGATTGAGTCGAATATTAACGAGGGTAATCAGTCCATCCCACCAGAGGGCAAAAAAGGCTTAAAATACGGCGTTTCCATAACCGATGGATGTATATCTTGGGAGACTACAGAAGACGTGTTACGTAAACTAGCTGCTGCGGTAAGACTGAGAAGAGAACTTAAAAAAAGTCATGATCTTGTGATATCTTCCTAATTCGTTATTatgattttatttttattttcatttttattgtttttaattattttaGTATTGTCACTATTTTTACTAATTTGATTATGTATAATCTACACTTCAAATCTACCCCCACAATGTAACATATGCCGTACGTTTTTCATCTATGTTACTTTTCAAATCCCAGGACTTGGATTTTCACTCTGAATCCTCTCTAGCCTTCTCTGTAAGTATCGCTAATTGGCTTTAATATTCTTAGCGCATCTCTTATTTTTAAGTCATCGCTGAGTCATTTCCTTCTTGGGcaattgaaattcttgaaaaattctcTTAATTGGATATGGAGCTTATTAATTAACTGTTAATATTTACTCGAAGTTCCGAAAAACGGTGGATAATTTGAGCGTATTTAGACTTGTTGCTTTGTTGAGAGTGTTCTGGGGAAATAATATAGCTGATCAAAAACCTAATTCTACTAAATATAGTTATTATGGGAACGGTGCACGTTATCGACCTGAGAAGTGGCAATCTACAATCAATATCGAATGCGATTGAACACCTAGGTTATAAAGTTAGAATTGTGACCAGTGCACAAGATGCCGAGTTGGAAAGGGCCGAGAAGTTAATCCTTCCAGGTGTTGGTAATTTTGGTCATTTTATTGACAATATGAACAAATATGGGTTTTTGGAGCCTATAAAAGATTATATTACGTCGGGCAGGCTAATCATGGGCATATGTGTTGGGTTGCAGGCGTTGTTTAGTTCTTCTGAGGAATCTGCAGGGTGCAGAGGGTTGGATTTGATTGATATCAGGTTGTGTAAATTTAAAAGGAGCAAAAAGCCTGTTCCTCAGATTGGATGGAACAGTGTAAATGCGGATGATGATTTGTTCTTTGGGCTGGATCCTTTGCAAAGGTATTACTTTGTTCATTCTTATGCTGCTATTTTGAAGTCGAATGAGGAGCGGGAGTATTTGCGTAAGCAGGGTTGGAAGTTTGCAACCGCTAGTTATGGTGAGGAGGAATTTGTTGCGGCTGTGTATAAGGGCAATGTGTTTGCTACGCAGTTTCATCCTGAAAAGTCTGGTACAGCTGGTCTTGAGATCATTAGAAACTTCCTAAGACAACAGCATCCTATTGCGAAGCATTCGGAGGAGGATGCGGTGAAAATATCGAATGATCATTCAAATTATGGCCTGAGCAGAAGAATTATTGCTTGTCTAGATGTTCGTActaatgatgatggtgatttGGTGGTAACCAAAGGTGATCAATATGATGTACGTGAGAAATCTGTGACAGGCAATGTGAGAAACTTGGGAAAGCCCGTAGAATTAGCACAAAGATATTATGAACAAGGTGCGGACGAAGTTACTTTCCTGAATATTACAAGTTATAGAAACTGTCCTTTAAGGGACTCTCCCATGTTAGAGGTATTGAGGTTGGCTGCAAAGACGGTTTTCGTTCCTCTTACTGTCGGTGGTGGTATTAAGGATGTCTTAGATGTTGATGGGACTGCAGTTAGCGCGCTAGATGTTGCGGCACTCTATTTCAGATCTGGTGCAGACAAAGTCTCTATTGGCACTGATGCGGTTTATGCTGCTGAGAAGTATTATGCATTAGGGGGTAATGGAGATGAAACGTCGCCCATTGAAACAATTTCTAAGGCATATGGTGTACAAGCTGTTGTCATATCAGTTGATCCTAGAAAGATTTACATAAATGGCCCAGCAGATACAAATAATAAAGCAATGAAGACCAGATTTCCTAATGATAAGGGACAAACGTGGTGTTGGTACCAGTGCACCATCAAAGGCGGTAGAGAAGCCCGTGATATTGGCGTTTGGGAACTCACTAGAGCCTGCGAGGCCCTTGGTGCAGGTGAAATACTGCTGAACAGTATCGATAAAGATGGAACTAATTCTGGATATGATTTGGAGTTAATTGAACATGTTAAGCAGGCGGTTAGTATTCCAGTAATAGCATCTAGTGGTGCTGGCATCCCTGAACATTTCGAACAAGCATTCAAGAATACAGGTGTTGATGCCTGTCTAGGTGCTGGAATGTTTCATAGGGGGGCATATACGGTACATCAAGTGAAAGAATACTTGTCTAGCAAGGGTCTTAAGGTTAGAATCTGACCTTTATAGCCGcttgttttaaaaagttttgtaatttaattttaaaaaccgATGTTAAACTATATGAATACACAAAGTTTTGAATGAACTACATACGGCATCCTCATTTTATAATAGTCTACGCCTAACTTTTCctatttattattgttttattaaagtTCACTGCTATGAGTTCACCCTGATCTTGGAATTAGGGGTTTCCCAACTATCTGTAATGCTTATATTTTTAGGTCATTTCATCATGCATTTGTTCAGCTCTTTTATGTGCTTCTTGATCACTCAATGGTAACCCACCGGATACGGAAAATTGACCACCGCAACCAACAAACATGATACGATGATTCTGTGTAGCTGTATTCTTGATATTTGTTGGCGTTTCGATATCTTCACCGGTGGGGCCAAGACCAACAGCATAAGTTTCGCCAAATCCCCAGGAATAAACAATTCCATTTTCAGCAATAGCCAGCGAATGATGTGAACCAGCTGCAATAAAGTTAAACTTTGGGACACCAGTGAGCTTGGTGGGAACTGGGACAGCACGAGGTTCATTGTGGGCGTCTGTGTAAGTACTTTCGGGTAATTTGGACTTAGGAATACCAACTTCAAACATATCTAGTCTTCCAAAGGTGTATAAATCTCCATTTTCATCCAAAACTAAAGAATGGTGTTCGCCAGCCGCCACCGCCTTAACACGGACATTTTCAGGTAACACAACTTCAGTTGGAACAGTCACCATAGCGCCATCCTTGACTTCTGTTGATATACCGCACTGGCCAAATTGGTTAAGCCCCCACGCAAACAGCCTTCCATCATCTGACAATGCAAATGAATGGTTTTCTCCGGAGGCAATGTATTTAACACCGTCTAATCCAAACGCTCGTGGGTCTAAGGTCCTTAAACGAGAACGCTCCATGATCTTTCTGCCTAATTGGTATTGTTGTCCATTTCCCCATGCATAAACAATACCATGTTCatctaaaaacaaaatgtGGTCCTTACCAGCTGCCATTTGCACAACTTTAGCATTGGTGAACCGTGGTACTCTCCATGGAATGTGCTGAATCGCAATCGCGTCTTGGTAGAATCCTAGCATTCCCTCGTTACAGCGGAAAGTACCCCAGGCATAAACAtcaccattttcaaacaacaCACAAGACATATTATCCGTCGCGGCTAACTGTATCACCTTCATCTGATCCAGTGGTAAAGAATCTCTAGGCAACATAGTGGGTGTCGACTCCAATTCATTAAGGTCACCATCCTCATCCCCACTACTTTGATCATAGTCCATATCCCTCAATTGCTCATTGGCTCCACTAGTATCCCTTCCCAGCGCCCCAGAATCATTGGTGCCCCAAGACCAAAGGTTATTCTCTTTATCCAAAGCCAAACAGTGCATACCACCCACCGCGTAAGATACTATACCAACC is part of the Eremothecium cymbalariae DBVPG#7215 chromosome 2, complete sequence genome and encodes:
- the ARO4 gene encoding 3-deoxy-7-phosphoheptulonate synthase ARO4 (similar to Ashbya gossypii AFL047W), which gives rise to MKEQMTGFPMFVPDPEQAEDVRILGYDPLVSPALLQAQIPATKECFETTQRGRREAIKIVTGKDDRILAVVGPCSIHDLDAAQDYASRLKKLSDELKEDLCIIMRAYLEKPRTTIGWKGLINDPDMNNTFNINKGLHAARQLFVNLTSIGIPIGSEMLDTISPQYLTDLLSFGAIGARTTESQLHRELASGLSFPIGFKNGTDGSLDVALDAVRAASHSHHFMGVTKHGLAAITTTKGNEHCFVVLRGGKRGTNYDAKSVAEAKSQLPPGGFLMIDYSHGNSNKDFRNQPKVNDTVAEQIAKGEDKIVGVMIESNINEGNQSIPPEGKKGLKYGVSITDGCISWETTEDVLRKLAAAVRLRRELKKSHDLVISS
- the HIS7 gene encoding imidazoleglycerol-phosphate synthase (similar to Ashbya gossypii AFL046W), with amino-acid sequence MGTVHVIDLRSGNLQSISNAIEHLGYKVRIVTSAQDAELERAEKLILPGVGNFGHFIDNMNKYGFLEPIKDYITSGRLIMGICVGLQALFSSSEESAGCRGLDLIDIRLCKFKRSKKPVPQIGWNSVNADDDLFFGLDPLQRYYFVHSYAAILKSNEEREYLRKQGWKFATASYGEEEFVAAVYKGNVFATQFHPEKSGTAGLEIIRNFLRQQHPIAKHSEEDAVKISNDHSNYGLSRRIIACLDVRTNDDGDLVVTKGDQYDVREKSVTGNVRNLGKPVELAQRYYEQGADEVTFLNITSYRNCPLRDSPMLEVLRLAAKTVFVPLTVGGGIKDVLDVDGTAVSALDVAALYFRSGADKVSIGTDAVYAAEKYYALGGNGDETSPIETISKAYGVQAVVISVDPRKIYINGPADTNNKAMKTRFPNDKGQTWCWYQCTIKGGREARDIGVWELTRACEALGAGEILLNSIDKDGTNSGYDLELIEHVKQAVSIPVIASSGAGIPEHFEQAFKNTGVDACLGAGMFHRGAYTVHQVKEYLSSKGLKVRI
- the SRM1 gene encoding Ran guanyl-nucleotide exchange factor (similar to Ashbya gossypii AFL045C), whose translation is MNKRSASPLASPKSKRKHLVSTLNKHYTAINKQIDYKKMHVSEEPLDIFVWGTGSMCELGLGPLAKNKEVKRPRLNPYLPRDKVGIVSYAVGGMHCLALDKENNLWSWGTNDSGALGRDTSGANEQLRDMDYDQSSGDEDGDLNELESTPTMLPRDSLPLDQMKVIQLAATDNMSCVLFENGDVYAWGTFRCNEGMLGFYQDAIAIQHIPWRVPRFTNAKVVQMAAGKDHILFLDEHGIVYAWGNGQQYQLGRKIMERSRLRTLDPRAFGLDGVKYIASGENHSFALSDDGRLFAWGLNQFGQCGISTEVKDGAMVTVPTEVVLPENVRVKAVAAGEHHSLVLDENGDLYTFGRLDMFEVGIPKSKLPESTYTDAHNEPRAVPVPTKLTGVPKFNFIAAGSHHSLAIAENGIVYSWGFGETYAVGLGPTGEDIETPTNIKNTATQNHRIMFVGCGGQFSVSGGLPLSDQEAHKRAEQMHDEMT